Below is a window of Bacilli bacterium DNA.
CATCATGAACTTCGCCTTCCTGTTCTCGGGATCGACCAGCACCAACACGCAAATGGTTTTGCTCGCCATCTTCGTCCTGGTTGCCGGAGCAAACGCCGGGAAATTCGGACTTGACTATTACGTGCTGCCTTACCTCAAAAAGTATACGGGCAAAACATTTGCCAGGGAGCTGGAAACAAAAGCGCATTGAATCAGACGATAGCGACGGAATCGCAAGAGGGGACTTGCCGGCAGGCAGGTTCCCTCTTGCGGTTGGAACCGCAAAGCGTTAAAGAGCTTTTGCAGCAAAACAAGCCGTTTTTGCCAAAGTTTTGGCATTAGGCGCGTTGCTATTTGGCGGATTCATCCCGTATACTGTTGTATAAAGATACGCTGTATGAAAGGGGATGCGGCCTGTGTGGTTTTTGCGGCGGAAAAAAAAGCCGGAGCTTGAGGCCGGACAGGAATCGTCGTATCCGGTGGCCAAAGTTGATCTGGAGCAAATAAAACAAGCCGTTCGCAAATTTGAGGCAAATCTTGCAAAAGGCATCCACAGAACCGTCTTGATTCAGGAGGGCAACCGCCTGGACACACGGATGCTTGCTCCTTATTTGCAGGCCATTCCGGAACAAGATTTTTATATGTCAAAACATACATACGAAATATTTGCGGAAGCGGACAAAATGATCCCGTACTATCTGGATCTCGTTCAGGAGGCCGTGGATCGATATATCGAGGACAAAGGCAAGCCGCCTGTCATTTCCGGAAATTTGCAGCGCAAAATCAATTATGACGCGTTGATCGCCGCATTTTACCTGAAAGAAAAGCCGCCGATTCCGATGTATTTGACCACGGAGGAAAATTTGATCTCGCATCGTCCCCAGGAATAATTGTCTAAACGGCGCAGAATTGGAAACACTGATCAATTAAGTGTGATTAGTATCACAATCCCTCAGGCCATTCCTGCCTATAATCATAATGAAAAAAATTAAGGAGGAAATAAAATGAGCGACGTTAAGGCGACGGTAAAAGTGACGGAATATCCGCCGCATCTCAAACACAAAGTCATTTTCGAAACTTTCAGCGGTTTGCAAGCGGGCGAAGCGATGGAAATTATCAATGACCACGATCCGCGCCCGTTGAAATTTCAATTCGAGGATCAATATCCGGACCATTTTACATGGGAGTACCTGGAAAAAGGACCGGAAGTATTTCGCATCAAAATCGGCCGCGTATAATTTTTGTCTTTGATTCGCAATGGAGCCGGACGACAAAACGGGAAAATGAGGTGAATAATCGTGGCGGAAATTAAAGTGCTGAATGAAAGCACCATTAAAATCATCGCCGACGTTCCCGACGCACTCAAGATGATTGCCGAGGCCAGGCGCGATGTGCCGCGCTATGCGCACGACATCATCACGATCTATGAAAA
It encodes the following:
- a CDS encoding DUF2249 domain-containing protein, with amino-acid sequence MSDVKATVKVTEYPPHLKHKVIFETFSGLQAGEAMEIINDHDPRPLKFQFEDQYPDHFTWEYLEKGPEVFRIKIGRV
- a CDS encoding DUF3939 domain-containing protein, encoding MWFLRRKKKPELEAGQESSYPVAKVDLEQIKQAVRKFEANLAKGIHRTVLIQEGNRLDTRMLAPYLQAIPEQDFYMSKHTYEIFAEADKMIPYYLDLVQEAVDRYIEDKGKPPVISGNLQRKINYDALIAAFYLKEKPPIPMYLTTEENLISHRPQE